The following proteins come from a genomic window of Ictalurus furcatus strain D&B chromosome 12, Billie_1.0, whole genome shotgun sequence:
- the LOC128616330 gene encoding nuclear receptor subfamily 0 group B member 2 — MYSSEEAKKERYSRKFKEERSHTILFHILNSKDSCSLAADGWSSLTHNCHCKQRRLVCLRNPERTCQAATEVLLKTMCFMKSLPSFHHLPGLDKFLLLRSHWVPLFLLGLAQERITFEVADFPTASFLRKILLHDQNTDSEQETDDFPLNLAAVHNLRSCLDKLWRLELTPEEYAYLKGTILFNPDAPELINCKLIEGLQMEAQQLLHQVIHKVHPNDHSRLTSVLLTASSLHTVTQNFVTELFFRRVIGQTDLLELLTEILFSTGLF, encoded by the exons ATGTATTCATCTGAGGAGGCTAAAAAGGAACGTTACTCTAGGAAATTTAAGGAGGAGCGTTCCCACACCATCCTATTTCACATCCTCAACAGTAAAGACAGCTGTTCTCTGGCGGCAGATGGTTGGAGTTCTCTGACGCACAACTGTCACTGTAAGCAACGAAGACTGGTTTGTCTGAGGAACCCAGAGAGGACCTGCCAGGCAGCTACAGAAGTGTTGCTAAAAACCATGTGTTTCATGAAAAGCCTTCCTTCTTTTCACCACCTACCAGGTTTGGATAAATTTTTACTTCTTAGGAGCCACTGGGTGCCGCTCTTCCTACTGGGTCTTGCACAGGAGCGTATAACTTTCGAGGTGGCAGACTTCCCCACGGCGAGCTTCCTTCGCAagatcttgctgcatgaccaaAACACTGACAGTGAGCAGGAAACTGACGATTTCCCACTGAACCTGGCAGCTGTGCATAATCTCAGATCATGCTTAGACAAACTCTGGAGGCTTGAGCTCACTCCTGAAGAATATGCATACCTCAAGGGTACTATATTATTCAATCCAG ACGCCCCTGAGCTGATAAACTGCAAGCTCATTGAGGGGCTTCAGATGGAAGCTCAGCAACTTCTACATCAAGTCATTCATAAAGTTCACCCAAATGACCACAGTCGATTGACAAGTGTTCTGCTAACAGCTTCCTCACTACACACAGTAACCCAAAactttgtgacagaactgtttTTCAGAcgtgtgattggtcagacagACCTCCTAGAACTACTGACTGAGATTCTTTTCAGTACAGGACTTTTTTGA
- the kdf1b gene encoding keratinocyte differentiation factor 1 isoform X2 codes for MSGDGKSFSQRWERAGRPEALSMQSSSIKSRPYEERCVDPISPETQYPGALHKVHQKDANGNTTEPETVRFLPGKTKSTSGSCMCGPCVSVKSCRTFACSVLTCGLYRVCRRMPCLLSGETRDDEPEVLKAVTSVPDDKTDFYPDLCIGGVKVDPSALMEEHEPVSFSLPKIDLDSPTYLSGSKHFSDLQDEDFIYEGTDEDVDSLITRKLLEVFSEFEINELAKCTSDSMFLKRSQEISQIISDIVQERNIKEQEAECRLVREIIRISTRKSKKKVTVRPQELQRDSGNDTWRSSKRSSKKNSFNSMSDGSLKISEERADDIEARNLRNNTYSLSFPASHSASSTDNVTPITSDTPLLSHGVRA; via the exons ATGTCAGGTGATGGCAAAAGCTTTTCTCAGAGGTGGGAGAGGGCAGGAAGACCTGAAGCATTGTCCATGCAGAGTAGTAGCATCAAGAGCAGACCATATGAAGAGCGCTGTGTTGACCCAATCAGTCCTGAGACCCAGTACCCTGGAGCGCTCCACAAAGTCCATCAAAAAGATGCTAATGGCAATACTACTGAGCCAGAGACCGTTCGCTTTCTACCTGGCAAGACGAAGTCTACATCTGGTTCCTGCATGTGTGGTCCCTGTGTCTCAGTGAAGAGCTGTAGGACATTTGCATGTAGCGTGTTGACATGTGGACTGTATCGGGTGTGTAGGCGAATGCCATGTCTGCTGTCTGGGGAAACCCGAGACGACGAGCCAGAAGTTCTAAAAGCTGTGACATCAGTGCCGGATGATAAGACCGATTTTTATCCTGATCTTTGTATCGGTGGTGTCAAAGTGGATCCATCAGCACTAATGGAAGAGCATGAGCCAGTCTCCTTTAGCCTTCCTAAAATTGATTTGGACAGCCCAACATATCTAAGTGGCAGCAAGCATTTCAGTGATTTACAAGATGAGGACTTTATTTATGAAGGCACAGATGAGGATGTGGACTCGCTAATAACACGTAAGCTACTTGAGGTTTTCTCTGAGTTTGAGATCAACGAGCTAGCCAAATGCACGTCGGACTCCATGTTCCTGAAGCgctcccaggagatcagccaGATCATCTCGGATATTGTCCAGGAGCGTAACATTAAGGAGCAGGAAGCAGAATGCCGGCTAGTGCGCGAGATCATCCGCATCAGCACGCGAAAGAGCAAGAAGAAAGTGACAGTCAGACCGCAGGAGCTGCAGAGGGACAGTGGCAACGACACGTGGAGGAGCAGTAAGAGAAGCAGCAAGAAGAACAGCTTCAATTCCATGAGTGATGGCA gtctaaAGATTTCAGAGGAGAGAGCCGATGACATAGAAGCGCGGAATCTGCGGAACAACA catACTCGCTCAGCTTTCCTGCATCTCACTCAGCAAGCTCCACGGACAATGTCACACCCATCACATCAGACACTCCTTTGCTCTCTCATGGAGTGAGAGCCTAa
- the kdf1b gene encoding keratinocyte differentiation factor 1 isoform X1 has protein sequence MSGDGKSFSQRWERAGRPEALSMQSSSIKSRPYEERCVDPISPETQYPGALHKVHQKDANGNTTEPETVRFLPGKTKSTSGSCMCGPCVSVKSCRTFACSVLTCGLYRVCRRMPCLLSGETRDDEPEVLKAVTSVPDDKTDFYPDLCIGGVKVDPSALMEEHEPVSFSLPKIDLDSPTYLSGSKHFSDLQDEDFIYEGTDEDVDSLITRKLLEVFSEFEINELAKCTSDSMFLKRSQEISQIISDIVQERNIKEQEAECRLVREIIRISTRKSKKKVTVRPQELQRDSGNDTWRSSKRSSKKNSFNSMSDGSLKISEERADDIEARNLRNNSKQSYSLSFPASHSASSTDNVTPITSDTPLLSHGVRA, from the exons ATGTCAGGTGATGGCAAAAGCTTTTCTCAGAGGTGGGAGAGGGCAGGAAGACCTGAAGCATTGTCCATGCAGAGTAGTAGCATCAAGAGCAGACCATATGAAGAGCGCTGTGTTGACCCAATCAGTCCTGAGACCCAGTACCCTGGAGCGCTCCACAAAGTCCATCAAAAAGATGCTAATGGCAATACTACTGAGCCAGAGACCGTTCGCTTTCTACCTGGCAAGACGAAGTCTACATCTGGTTCCTGCATGTGTGGTCCCTGTGTCTCAGTGAAGAGCTGTAGGACATTTGCATGTAGCGTGTTGACATGTGGACTGTATCGGGTGTGTAGGCGAATGCCATGTCTGCTGTCTGGGGAAACCCGAGACGACGAGCCAGAAGTTCTAAAAGCTGTGACATCAGTGCCGGATGATAAGACCGATTTTTATCCTGATCTTTGTATCGGTGGTGTCAAAGTGGATCCATCAGCACTAATGGAAGAGCATGAGCCAGTCTCCTTTAGCCTTCCTAAAATTGATTTGGACAGCCCAACATATCTAAGTGGCAGCAAGCATTTCAGTGATTTACAAGATGAGGACTTTATTTATGAAGGCACAGATGAGGATGTGGACTCGCTAATAACACGTAAGCTACTTGAGGTTTTCTCTGAGTTTGAGATCAACGAGCTAGCCAAATGCACGTCGGACTCCATGTTCCTGAAGCgctcccaggagatcagccaGATCATCTCGGATATTGTCCAGGAGCGTAACATTAAGGAGCAGGAAGCAGAATGCCGGCTAGTGCGCGAGATCATCCGCATCAGCACGCGAAAGAGCAAGAAGAAAGTGACAGTCAGACCGCAGGAGCTGCAGAGGGACAGTGGCAACGACACGTGGAGGAGCAGTAAGAGAAGCAGCAAGAAGAACAGCTTCAATTCCATGAGTGATGGCA gtctaaAGATTTCAGAGGAGAGAGCCGATGACATAGAAGCGCGGAATCTGCGGAACAACAGTAAGCAGT catACTCGCTCAGCTTTCCTGCATCTCACTCAGCAAGCTCCACGGACAATGTCACACCCATCACATCAGACACTCCTTTGCTCTCTCATGGAGTGAGAGCCTAa